The following are encoded together in the Roseobacter denitrificans OCh 114 genome:
- a CDS encoding sensor histidine kinase, giving the protein MFNSLSGRLIILTTIFVMIAEVLIFVPSIARFREDYLNNKLERAQIASLALLADDMLDGELEKELLENAGVFNVVLRRDQVRQLVLSSDMPQAIAATYDMRDNSAVVLIRDALARFVSPQNEVIRVIGAPVRDAGLLIEITMETDPLRMTMIDYGIRILILSAVISVITASLLFVAMRALLLKPIKRVVGDMQNYAAAPEDARRIIVPSASVTELREAEEALQKLETDLTQALRQKERLAQLGSAVSKISHDLRNILTSAQLFTDRIEMSEDPTVKRMAPKLVGSITRAVHLCESTLAFGKAEEPSPTLTRLALRDLVDEVIDGEVLAIGDHDVEIVCKVPAMMMVRADPEQLYRVIANLMRNARQAITATSQPGQINIEGREDAGAWYLDVADTGPGLPPKAQEFLFAPFQGGARKGGSGLGLAISAELVKGHGGILDLAWTGPDGTCFTITLPKGDGTLPDRQLDT; this is encoded by the coding sequence ATGTTCAATTCGCTTTCAGGTCGTCTCATCATTCTGACAACCATCTTTGTGATGATTGCAGAGGTCCTGATTTTTGTGCCCTCGATCGCGCGGTTCCGCGAGGATTATCTCAACAACAAGCTGGAGCGGGCGCAGATCGCGTCGCTGGCCTTGCTGGCGGATGATATGCTTGACGGCGAGCTGGAAAAGGAGCTGCTGGAAAACGCGGGCGTTTTCAATGTGGTGCTGCGTCGCGATCAGGTGCGCCAACTCGTGCTGTCCTCCGATATGCCGCAAGCTATCGCGGCCACATATGACATGCGAGACAACTCCGCTGTGGTCTTGATCCGCGATGCGCTGGCGCGTTTTGTCTCACCGCAAAACGAGGTGATCCGCGTGATCGGGGCGCCTGTGCGGGATGCGGGCCTGCTGATCGAAATCACGATGGAGACTGATCCATTGCGGATGACGATGATAGATTATGGCATCCGTATTCTGATCCTCTCGGCTGTGATTTCGGTTATCACCGCCTCTTTGCTGTTCGTGGCGATGCGGGCCCTGTTGCTCAAGCCGATCAAACGGGTGGTGGGGGACATGCAGAATTACGCCGCGGCCCCCGAGGATGCGCGCCGCATTATTGTGCCCTCTGCCAGTGTGACCGAGTTGCGCGAAGCCGAAGAAGCGTTGCAAAAGCTGGAAACCGACCTGACGCAGGCCTTGCGCCAAAAGGAGCGGTTGGCGCAGCTGGGTAGTGCTGTGAGCAAGATCAGCCACGATCTGCGCAATATTCTGACCTCGGCTCAGCTATTCACGGACCGGATCGAGATGAGCGAGGATCCGACCGTCAAGCGGATGGCCCCCAAGCTTGTCGGGTCGATCACGCGGGCAGTTCATCTGTGCGAAAGTACGCTGGCGTTTGGTAAGGCCGAAGAACCAAGCCCGACGCTCACGCGGCTTGCGCTGCGCGATCTTGTCGATGAAGTGATCGATGGGGAGGTGCTGGCGATCGGTGATCATGATGTAGAGATCGTCTGTAAAGTCCCCGCAATGATGATGGTGCGTGCAGACCCGGAGCAGCTTTACCGTGTCATTGCAAACCTGATGCGAAACGCACGTCAGGCCATCACTGCGACCAGTCAGCCTGGACAGATCAACATCGAGGGCAGGGAGGACGCAGGTGCCTGGTATCTCGATGTCGCAGACACAGGTCCGGGTTTGCCCCCAAAAGCGCAGGAGTTCCTGTTTGCCCCTTTCCAAGGCGGCGCGCGCAAAGGAGGATCAGGCCTTGGGCTCGCGATTTCCGCCGAGCTCGTCAAAGGTCACGGCGGTATCCTTGATTTGGCGTGGACCGGACCGGACGGCACGTGTTTCACCATTACGCTGCCCAAAGGGGACGGCACATTGCCCGATCGGCAGCTGGATACATAA
- a CDS encoding transcriptional regulator, whose amino-acid sequence MAKYGPITLDELAQKTAISRSATFRGLKRLEDGGWIRLRLDGRQYVLTSRVEQKLNSKVEPKKEIEQLTPVITQSIDLKSIRTRIFQQETTVSAELVDDSIYKCPERNEQVMAADCCRFLLQVLQYAGFAVGKPQLDEAQLVKAQDILRKLESCDFAIVSEHRFLWLPVFSRSSEVFLLCLSCRNLGHIDSKVGHKLAKNLKQNAYATGLTTFQNLKMPRLGRSSAH is encoded by the coding sequence GTGGCGAAATACGGACCGATTACCCTAGATGAACTCGCTCAAAAAACTGCTATCAGTCGATCTGCCACCTTTCGCGGTTTAAAAAGGTTGGAAGACGGTGGATGGATAAGGCTCAGGCTAGATGGGCGCCAATATGTGCTCACATCAAGAGTTGAGCAAAAGTTAAATTCGAAAGTTGAACCGAAGAAAGAAATCGAGCAACTCACACCAGTGATCACCCAAAGCATCGATTTGAAGTCAATAAGAACACGTATTTTTCAACAAGAAACAACCGTATCAGCCGAACTCGTCGATGACAGCATTTACAAGTGCCCTGAACGAAACGAGCAAGTGATGGCTGCTGATTGTTGTCGCTTCCTTTTACAGGTTCTTCAGTATGCAGGTTTTGCGGTGGGCAAGCCACAGCTGGACGAGGCGCAACTTGTGAAAGCCCAAGATATATTAAGGAAGCTCGAAAGCTGTGATTTTGCTATCGTGTCAGAACATCGGTTTTTATGGTTACCTGTGTTCTCCCGATCCTCCGAAGTATTTCTGTTATGTCTATCTTGTCGAAATCTCGGTCATATCGACAGTAAAGTCGGCCATAAACTTGCTAAAAACCTTAAACAAAATGCGTACGCTACAGGTCTGACAACATTTCAAAACCTCAAAATGCCGCGGCTCGGAAGAAGCTCGGCTCACTGA
- a CDS encoding CAP domain-containing protein → MSQANKYEQQMLDLINADRAKVGLDPLVFNSDLNEAGEDHSAWMLDNDRFSHTGADGSNSRERIEASGYELEGNWKTGENIAWVNEAGDNGLSDEVARLHTNLMNSPEHRANLLNPDFKEIGIGIEAGDFVDDGQTLDAVFVTQNFGTTSANTVVLPDADTDAPSVVEPTPAVVEDTAPAEPEVTESEITAGTGFDIEQFMASRGFSIIQETTEDVEETSTGSSNTQTTRSSVEVTSVASGTDGPSVDVQGEGNFSGQGSATVDDVTAEDAGSAAIAIPSTQAPIVSRVRDEGTGVCDDAGAMELGSDDFVFEFGPNVRTESGSTISSASIRSLASSENGPTVEVLAMEGDTDLFGAASSNGETQNIALSMSASSDLASFSGPEFFDEYIF, encoded by the coding sequence ATGTCACAAGCCAACAAATACGAGCAGCAGATGCTGGATTTGATAAATGCAGACCGTGCAAAAGTCGGCCTCGATCCTTTAGTATTCAACTCAGACCTCAATGAAGCCGGTGAAGACCACAGCGCATGGATGCTGGACAACGATCGCTTCAGTCACACTGGTGCTGACGGATCCAATTCGCGCGAGCGTATCGAGGCTTCAGGCTATGAATTGGAAGGAAACTGGAAAACCGGCGAAAACATAGCCTGGGTCAACGAAGCCGGTGACAATGGCTTGTCAGACGAAGTTGCCCGGCTGCACACCAACCTGATGAACAGCCCCGAACATCGTGCAAACCTGTTGAACCCGGACTTCAAGGAAATCGGGATTGGTATCGAAGCCGGTGATTTTGTTGACGATGGGCAGACGCTTGATGCGGTATTTGTCACCCAGAACTTTGGTACAACGAGCGCAAATACCGTCGTACTTCCCGATGCAGATACGGACGCTCCGAGCGTGGTGGAACCAACACCTGCCGTGGTTGAAGACACAGCACCTGCAGAACCGGAAGTGACGGAATCAGAAATCACTGCCGGAACCGGCTTTGATATCGAACAGTTCATGGCTTCGCGAGGTTTCAGTATAATTCAAGAGACAACCGAAGACGTTGAAGAAACGAGCACGGGCAGCTCAAACACTCAAACCACCAGAAGCAGTGTCGAAGTCACGTCAGTTGCCAGCGGCACGGATGGTCCGTCGGTGGATGTGCAAGGCGAAGGGAATTTCAGTGGTCAGGGATCAGCAACAGTTGATGATGTAACTGCAGAAGACGCGGGTTCGGCAGCCATCGCCATCCCCAGTACACAAGCTCCCATCGTTTCCAGAGTCCGCGATGAAGGGACGGGCGTGTGCGACGATGCAGGAGCTATGGAACTCGGCTCCGATGACTTCGTCTTTGAGTTTGGCCCCAACGTGCGAACGGAATCCGGGTCAACGATCAGCAGCGCCAGTATCAGATCGCTCGCCAGTTCAGAGAATGGCCCAACCGTCGAGGTTCTGGCCATGGAGGGAGACACTGATCTATTCGGAGCCGCCAGCAGCAATGGCGAAACGCAAAACATCGCGTTGAGTATGTCAGCTTCTTCCGATTTGGCATCGTTCAGCGGCCCCGAATTCTTCGATGAGTACATATTCTAA
- a CDS encoding serine/threonine protein kinase, whose product MQKTVVNSWNEWDPLKHVIVGRADDCHIPPEEPALDAKVPEDSDMRGQWGRRPQETIDRANELLDNFASILESRGIRVDRPTPIDHSKPAMTPDFRTESQFGCMPPRDVLLTVGSEMLEATMSYRCRWFEYLNYRPLMQQYFEHDPNFRHESAPKPRLTDADYHPDYLSDKIGVEKRLKWTAEKFFVTTEEEPLFDAADVLRFGRDLVVQHGFTTNLKGIEWLRRHFPDHRVHTVNFPGDPYPIHIDATFTPLRPGLILNNPQRRLPEEQRKMYRDNDWEIVDAAQPAHNTPPPLCYSSTWLSMNVLVLDPKTVCVEKSEVYQAEQMDKLGMEVVEVELRDAYAFGGGLHCCTADVFREGTCEDYFPNMDQSSV is encoded by the coding sequence ATGCAAAAAACTGTCGTCAACAGCTGGAACGAATGGGACCCGCTCAAGCATGTGATTGTGGGCCGTGCCGATGACTGCCATATCCCCCCTGAAGAGCCTGCTCTTGACGCGAAAGTGCCGGAGGACAGCGACATGCGCGGCCAGTGGGGGCGCAGGCCACAAGAAACAATTGATCGCGCAAACGAACTTTTGGATAATTTCGCATCCATTCTCGAATCCCGTGGTATTCGGGTCGACCGTCCCACACCCATTGATCATTCCAAGCCCGCGATGACCCCTGATTTTCGAACAGAAAGCCAGTTCGGGTGCATGCCGCCGCGTGATGTTCTCCTGACAGTCGGCTCGGAAATGCTCGAAGCAACAATGTCCTATCGTTGTCGCTGGTTTGAATATCTGAACTATCGACCGCTCATGCAGCAGTACTTCGAGCATGATCCCAACTTCCGCCATGAGAGTGCGCCCAAACCCCGTTTGACGGATGCAGACTACCATCCCGATTACCTGAGCGACAAAATCGGTGTCGAAAAGCGCCTGAAATGGACCGCTGAAAAGTTCTTTGTGACCACCGAAGAAGAGCCGCTTTTTGATGCCGCCGATGTTCTGCGTTTCGGTCGCGATCTCGTGGTGCAGCATGGGTTTACCACCAACCTGAAAGGTATTGAATGGCTGCGTCGGCACTTCCCCGACCATCGCGTTCACACCGTCAATTTTCCGGGCGATCCCTATCCGATACATATCGATGCGACGTTCACACCGTTGCGCCCCGGTCTGATCCTCAACAATCCGCAGCGCCGCTTGCCCGAGGAACAGCGCAAGATGTACCGGGACAATGACTGGGAAATCGTGGATGCGGCACAGCCCGCCCATAACACGCCACCGCCACTGTGCTATTCGTCCACATGGCTTTCGATGAACGTGCTCGTGCTTGATCCCAAGACAGTCTGTGTGGAAAAATCGGAAGTTTACCAAGCTGAACAGATGGACAAGCTTGGCATGGAGGTCGTGGAGGTGGAGTTGCGTGACGCCTATGCTTTTGGCGGCGGCTTGCATTGCTGCACGGCGGATGTGTTCCGAGAGGGTACATGTGAAGATTATTTCCCGAATATGGACCAATCGTCGGTTTGA
- a CDS encoding malonate--CoA ligase, with protein MANPLYDTFFGRHQGKETPFLELVDGATINHKAYLELAAQYAHVLTHLGVQPGERIAVQIAKSPQALAIYAACVQAGIVFLPLNTAYTADEVSYFVQNSGARVILCDGRRYDALTPIAQTTGAVLETMNSDGSGSFASRAEGMPTTFETVARSEDDLAAFLYTSGTTGRSKGAMLTQGNLLSNSKVLTSEWAFTSKDVLLHALPIFHTHGLFVATNISLFAGCKMVFMPKFDLDVVLDRMPTATVMMGVPTFYTRLLEDPRFTKNVAQNMRLFISGSAPLLAETHVQFEKRTGHRILERYGMTETNMNTSNPYAGERRAGTVGFPLPGVELKITDSKTGATLPQGEIGQIEVRGPNVFKGYWQMPEKTAEELRENGFFITGDLGQIDQDGYLHIVGRNKDLIISGGYNIYPKEIELLLDREAGVLESAVIGVPHPDFGETVVGILVAEPGAEPDLDAIKQNISASLARFKHPQKLIVLPELPRNTMGKVQKKALRAQFQDLFAPA; from the coding sequence ATGGCAAACCCTCTCTATGATACATTTTTCGGGCGTCATCAGGGAAAGGAGACCCCTTTTCTGGAATTGGTGGATGGTGCAACGATCAACCACAAGGCGTATCTTGAGTTGGCCGCGCAATATGCGCATGTATTGACGCACCTCGGGGTTCAGCCGGGGGAGCGGATTGCAGTTCAGATTGCAAAATCCCCCCAGGCGCTGGCCATCTACGCCGCATGCGTCCAAGCCGGGATCGTGTTTCTGCCCTTGAACACGGCCTATACGGCAGATGAGGTATCGTATTTTGTGCAAAACAGCGGCGCGCGGGTCATCCTGTGCGATGGCCGTAGATACGACGCCCTGACGCCCATTGCGCAAACAACCGGTGCTGTGCTTGAAACGATGAACAGTGATGGCAGCGGCAGTTTTGCATCAAGGGCCGAGGGCATGCCCACCACCTTTGAAACAGTCGCGCGATCAGAAGACGATCTGGCCGCATTTCTCTATACTTCCGGCACAACGGGGCGGTCCAAGGGGGCGATGCTCACCCAAGGCAACCTGCTTTCCAACAGCAAGGTGTTGACCTCTGAATGGGCGTTTACCTCAAAAGACGTTCTGCTGCATGCGCTGCCAATTTTTCACACTCATGGGCTTTTTGTGGCGACAAACATATCGCTGTTTGCGGGCTGCAAAATGGTCTTCATGCCGAAATTCGATCTCGACGTCGTCCTTGATCGGATGCCGACGGCCACAGTCATGATGGGCGTTCCGACCTTTTACACCCGCCTGCTGGAGGACCCTCGGTTCACCAAGAACGTGGCGCAAAACATGCGGCTGTTCATATCTGGCAGTGCGCCGCTGCTCGCAGAGACCCATGTACAGTTTGAAAAACGCACCGGCCACCGCATTCTCGAACGCTACGGCATGACCGAGACGAATATGAATACCTCCAACCCATACGCCGGCGAACGCCGGGCGGGGACCGTAGGCTTTCCCCTTCCGGGCGTCGAACTCAAGATCACCGATAGCAAAACCGGTGCCACGCTGCCGCAGGGCGAGATCGGGCAGATCGAGGTGCGCGGGCCCAACGTATTCAAGGGCTATTGGCAGATGCCGGAAAAAACCGCCGAAGAGTTGCGGGAGAACGGTTTTTTCATCACCGGCGACCTCGGGCAGATTGATCAGGATGGCTATTTGCACATCGTCGGGCGCAACAAGGATCTGATCATCTCCGGCGGCTACAACATCTATCCCAAAGAAATCGAGCTTTTGCTCGATCGCGAAGCAGGCGTTCTGGAAAGCGCTGTCATCGGTGTTCCGCATCCCGATTTTGGCGAGACTGTCGTGGGCATTCTCGTGGCTGAGCCCGGTGCAGAACCCGACCTTGATGCCATCAAGCAAAATATCAGCGCATCACTGGCGCGCTTCAAGCACCCTCAAAAACTGATCGTACTGCCGGAACTGCCACGCAACACGATGGGCAAGGTGCAAAAGAAGGCGCTGCGCGCGCAATTCCAGGATCTGTTCGCGCCCGCTTGA
- a CDS encoding malonyl-CoA decarboxylase has protein sequence MSYFGGLISTLFERRYQQALSDEVDSRTTCELCEALLSSHGEVSGVTLARNLLDRYAAMTEAEKTALFGFMAHDLEIDPDAVTHTLEAYKNNPGKDTYRAFAAACEPRRQELARRLNQVPGATGQLVQMRKDLLRMMKDHPDLEPVDVDFKHLFSSWFNRGFLVLRPIDWSSPANILEQIIAYEAVHEIDSWDELRRRLQPSDRRCFGFFHPSMADEPLIFVEVALTEGVPSSVQDLLADERDVITAQDADTAVFYSISNCQSGLAGISFGNSLIKQVVADLAKDLPGLTTFVTLSPIPGLNRWLQDADIDALKDADTQALAAHYLLEAKRSDGMPFDPVARFHLGNGALVHAVHAEADVSPNGRKQSNGAMVNYLYDLSQISQNHEKFVGDKIVVASTTVKALSGSVTTSLGT, from the coding sequence ATGAGCTATTTCGGCGGATTGATCTCGACCCTTTTTGAGCGGCGATACCAGCAGGCTCTCTCGGATGAGGTGGACAGCCGGACAACCTGCGAACTCTGCGAAGCGCTGCTGAGCAGCCACGGCGAAGTTTCAGGTGTCACGCTGGCGCGCAACCTGCTGGATCGCTACGCCGCAATGACTGAGGCAGAAAAAACCGCCCTTTTTGGCTTCATGGCGCATGATCTTGAGATTGACCCGGACGCGGTCACACACACGCTGGAAGCCTATAAGAACAACCCGGGCAAAGACACATATCGTGCCTTTGCCGCAGCTTGCGAACCTCGGCGTCAGGAATTGGCGCGACGTCTGAATCAGGTGCCGGGGGCGACGGGACAGTTGGTGCAGATGCGCAAAGACCTGTTGCGGATGATGAAAGACCACCCCGATCTCGAACCCGTTGATGTGGATTTCAAACATCTGTTTTCGTCATGGTTCAATCGCGGCTTTCTCGTTTTGCGCCCGATTGACTGGTCCAGCCCGGCGAATATCCTTGAACAGATCATCGCCTATGAAGCCGTGCATGAAATTGACAGCTGGGATGAACTGCGGCGCAGGCTGCAACCGAGCGACAGACGCTGCTTTGGTTTCTTTCACCCCTCAATGGCGGATGAGCCGTTAATTTTTGTCGAGGTCGCATTGACCGAGGGTGTGCCCAGTTCAGTGCAGGATTTGCTGGCCGATGAACGGGATGTGATCACGGCGCAGGACGCAGACACGGCCGTCTTCTATTCCATCTCGAACTGCCAGTCGGGGCTGGCGGGTATTTCATTCGGCAACTCACTGATCAAACAAGTTGTCGCTGATCTGGCCAAGGATTTGCCGGGGCTTACGACCTTCGTTACGCTGTCCCCGATCCCCGGATTGAACAGATGGCTTCAGGATGCCGATATCGACGCGCTCAAAGACGCCGACACGCAGGCCCTCGCAGCGCACTATCTGCTGGAAGCCAAGCGATCAGACGGCATGCCCTTTGACCCGGTCGCACGCTTCCACCTTGGCAATGGCGCTTTGGTCCATGCAGTTCACGCGGAGGCAGATGTTTCACCGAACGGGCGCAAACAATCCAACGGCGCGATGGTCAACTATCTTTACGACCTCTCTCAAATCTCGCAAAACCACGAGAAATTCGTCGGTGACAAGATCGTCGTCGCCTCCACAACCGTCAAAGCACTCAGCGGATCAGTGACCACAAGTTTAGGAACCTGA
- a CDS encoding TRAP transporter large permease, with amino-acid sequence MDPILLGGIVALATILVLFSGVSVALGLLIVSTGFLLIFDGLRSLELIPEILFGKLDNFALLAIPMFIIMGSSIASTRAGADLYEALERWLTRVPGGLVISNLGACALFSAMSGSSPATCAAIGKMGIPEMRKRGYPDGVAAGSIAAGGTLGILIPPSVTMIVYGIATETSIGRLFLAGVIPGLLLVGLFMAWSLYSTWKSGDQMLLASRVYSWKEKFEILPRVLPFLAIIVGVLYAMYGGIATPSETAAVGALLCLLIAIIIYKLWNPKDLWVVLRDSTKESVMIMFIIAAAGVFSYMLSSLFITQAIAEWIGTLDVNRWVLMGFVMLFLLVAGFFLPPVAVILMAAPILLPIITTAGFDPIWFAVVLTINMEIGLISPPVGLNLYVINGIAPDISLKTILKGSLPFVACMVIAIILLCFFPGIATWLPDVIMGEAV; translated from the coding sequence ATGGACCCGATCCTGCTCGGCGGCATTGTCGCACTCGCCACTATTCTCGTGCTGTTTTCCGGGGTGTCGGTGGCCCTTGGGCTGCTGATTGTATCCACCGGCTTCTTGCTGATCTTCGATGGGCTGCGCTCGCTTGAACTGATCCCTGAAATTCTGTTTGGCAAGCTTGACAATTTTGCCCTGCTGGCGATCCCGATGTTCATCATCATGGGCTCTTCCATCGCATCGACGCGGGCGGGGGCTGACCTTTATGAGGCGCTTGAACGCTGGCTGACCCGCGTGCCGGGCGGGCTGGTGATTTCCAACCTCGGGGCCTGCGCGCTCTTTTCGGCCATGTCGGGATCAAGCCCTGCGACCTGTGCTGCCATCGGCAAGATGGGCATCCCCGAGATGCGCAAACGCGGCTATCCCGACGGGGTCGCGGCGGGGTCCATCGCGGCCGGGGGAACACTCGGTATTCTAATCCCGCCGTCAGTCACGATGATTGTCTACGGCATCGCGACCGAAACCTCGATTGGTCGTTTGTTTCTGGCCGGCGTGATCCCGGGGCTTTTGCTAGTGGGCCTTTTCATGGCGTGGTCGCTGTATTCCACATGGAAAAGCGGCGACCAGATGCTGCTGGCGTCGCGCGTCTACAGTTGGAAGGAAAAGTTTGAAATCCTGCCGCGCGTCCTGCCGTTCCTCGCCATCATCGTGGGCGTTCTCTATGCCATGTATGGCGGCATCGCGACACCGTCCGAGACGGCCGCCGTCGGTGCATTGCTCTGTCTGTTGATCGCGATCATCATTTACAAACTGTGGAACCCCAAAGACCTGTGGGTGGTGCTGCGCGACAGTACCAAGGAAAGCGTGATGATCATGTTCATCATCGCAGCCGCCGGTGTCTTTTCCTACATGCTTTCAAGCCTCTTCATCACGCAAGCCATCGCGGAATGGATCGGGACACTGGATGTAAACCGCTGGGTTCTCATGGGTTTTGTGATGCTGTTCCTGCTGGTGGCCGGGTTCTTCCTGCCGCCGGTGGCGGTGATCCTGATGGCCGCACCGATCCTGCTTCCAATCATTACCACGGCTGGTTTTGATCCCATCTGGTTTGCGGTGGTTCTGACCATCAATATGGAGATCGGATTGATATCGCCGCCCGTGGGTCTGAACCTCTATGTGATCAACGGCATCGCGCCGGATATTTCGCTCAAGACGATCCTCAAGGGGTCCCTGCCCTTCGTGGCCTGCATGGTCATTGCGATCATTCTGCTGTGCTTCTTTCCGGGCATCGCGACATGGCTGCCTGATGTGATCATGGGTGAGGCCGTATGA
- a CDS encoding TRAP transporter small permease: MAGQSSAVTARTGNNPFLRGVAVLSTLAGWCSAAMIVAAVAITCQMIFVRFVLNQSTVWQTEAVIYLAIGATLVGLPYVQQLRGHVNVDLIPLALSPGARYYMYILTMTLSIVMVAIVLFYGFEHWHLAYERNWKSDTIWAVRLWIPYLAIPVGFGLFLLQLIADLVAVLLKIDTPFGLEDE; the protein is encoded by the coding sequence ATGGCTGGTCAAAGCTCAGCCGTCACCGCGCGTACGGGCAATAACCCTTTTCTGCGCGGCGTGGCGGTCCTATCTACCCTCGCCGGTTGGTGCTCGGCGGCCATGATCGTTGCGGCGGTCGCCATCACCTGCCAGATGATTTTCGTGCGTTTCGTGTTGAACCAATCGACGGTCTGGCAAACCGAAGCCGTCATTTATCTTGCGATCGGTGCCACATTGGTCGGGCTGCCCTACGTGCAGCAACTGCGCGGACATGTGAATGTCGACCTGATCCCACTCGCGCTGTCACCGGGTGCGCGTTACTACATGTATATCCTCACGATGACACTTTCGATTGTGATGGTCGCAATCGTTCTGTTCTACGGATTTGAGCATTGGCATCTCGCCTACGAGCGCAACTGGAAATCCGACACCATCTGGGCGGTCAGGCTCTGGATTCCCTATCTCGCGATCCCTGTCGGGTTTGGCCTGTTCCTGCTGCAACTGATCGCTGATCTGGTCGCAGTGCTGCTGAAAATCGACACCCCCTTTGGACTGGAGGACGAATAA
- the dctP gene encoding TRAP transporter substrate-binding protein DctP, with protein sequence MKTKFLTTVAVAAAMGLGAMAHATELRLSHQWSNQDIRHQVAQMVADGVAEADVDLEIKIFPSRSLFKPREQYRPLTRGQLDMTVLPLSYAGGQQPAFNLTLMPGLVKNHDHAARLSASPYMAALEEKMAEDDVMVLVHGYLAGGFVGKDKCITSPADVDGLQTRAAGKAFEQMLAGANASITSMASSEIYNAMQTGILNAANTSSSSFVSYRIYEQVSCYTPATEDFALWFMYQPLLMNKSTFEGLSEEQQNALLAAAEKAEAFYLEEAKKQDAASVKVFEDAGVEIAAMTAEDFEEWRALAQETSYKAFVEDVPDGQALLDMALAVE encoded by the coding sequence ATGAAAACGAAATTTCTAACGACAGTCGCGGTGGCGGCGGCAATGGGCCTCGGGGCGATGGCACATGCGACCGAGCTTCGCCTGTCTCACCAGTGGTCCAACCAGGACATTCGCCATCAGGTCGCGCAAATGGTTGCCGATGGTGTCGCTGAGGCTGATGTGGATCTGGAGATCAAGATTTTCCCTTCCAGATCGCTGTTCAAACCCCGCGAACAATACCGCCCCCTGACGCGCGGGCAATTGGACATGACCGTTCTGCCATTGAGCTACGCAGGCGGTCAGCAGCCAGCGTTCAACCTGACGCTGATGCCGGGCCTTGTGAAAAACCATGACCACGCCGCCCGTTTGAGCGCATCGCCCTATATGGCCGCCCTTGAGGAAAAGATGGCAGAGGATGATGTCATGGTGCTGGTCCACGGCTATCTGGCCGGTGGTTTCGTGGGCAAAGACAAATGCATCACCAGCCCTGCCGATGTGGATGGTTTGCAGACACGTGCTGCGGGCAAGGCCTTCGAGCAGATGCTGGCGGGCGCGAATGCGTCGATCACATCCATGGCGTCTTCAGAGATCTACAACGCCATGCAAACCGGTATTCTGAATGCCGCGAACACATCCTCCTCGTCCTTCGTGTCCTATCGGATTTACGAGCAGGTCTCCTGCTACACGCCTGCGACGGAGGATTTCGCATTGTGGTTCATGTATCAGCCGCTTCTGATGAACAAATCCACCTTTGAAGGCCTGTCGGAAGAACAGCAAAACGCCCTGCTGGCGGCTGCGGAAAAAGCCGAGGCCTTCTATCTGGAAGAAGCGAAAAAGCAGGATGCCGCCTCGGTAAAGGTCTTTGAAGACGCCGGCGTTGAAATCGCCGCGATGACAGCGGAAGACTTCGAAGAATGGCGCGCACTGGCGCAAGAGACCTCTTACAAGGCCTTCGTGGAGGATGTGCCAGACGGGCAGGCCTTGCTCGATATGGCGCTGGCCGTCGAGTAA
- a CDS encoding GntR family transcriptional regulator — MELKRAEQIADSLEQLVFQGKYKDGQRLDEIKLAARFNVSRTPIREALQRLVMSGMAEQIPRKGVFVRQPGPVELLEMFETMAELEAACGRFAAVRMTDEGLERLADANVRCKAAVEKKDAAGYYQENEAFHREIYHGATNAYLRNEALRLQNRLKPYRRVQLRFRGRMAQSLAEHEEIIEALRSGEAELAATLLRAHVTVQGEKFQQLMAGLKN; from the coding sequence ATGGAGCTGAAGCGCGCAGAACAGATTGCAGACTCCCTTGAACAACTCGTTTTCCAAGGGAAATACAAAGACGGTCAACGGCTTGACGAGATCAAGCTCGCGGCGCGTTTCAATGTATCCCGCACCCCGATCCGCGAAGCGCTGCAGCGGCTGGTCATGTCCGGCATGGCCGAACAAATACCGCGCAAAGGCGTTTTCGTGCGCCAGCCCGGCCCTGTGGAATTGCTGGAAATGTTTGAAACCATGGCCGAACTTGAGGCGGCCTGTGGTCGGTTTGCTGCGGTGCGAATGACGGATGAGGGATTGGAGCGACTTGCAGATGCGAACGTCCGGTGCAAGGCAGCGGTCGAAAAGAAAGACGCCGCCGGATATTATCAGGAGAACGAGGCGTTTCATCGGGAAATCTATCACGGGGCCACGAATGCCTACCTGCGAAACGAAGCCTTGCGGCTGCAGAACCGGCTCAAGCCTTATCGCCGGGTGCAGTTGCGCTTCAGGGGGCGCATGGCCCAGTCGCTCGCCGAACATGAAGAGATCATCGAGGCGCTTCGGTCCGGAGAGGCTGAGCTTGCCGCAACACTGCTGCGCGCCCACGTCACGGTTCAAGGTGAGAAATTCCAGCAACTGATGGCGGGACTGAAGAACTAG